The following is a genomic window from Thunnus maccoyii chromosome 13, fThuMac1.1, whole genome shotgun sequence.
GCCtgctttggggaaaaaaatctacGTAGGCGGAGCTGCTGAATCTTGTTCCGCCCAGCAAAGTTCGCGCCGCCTGTCCTCTCTTACGTCCGCAGACACGCTTTATATTCAGAAGCTCTGAGAACGTGATTCACATTCAACTTTTAACTTAGTTAAAAGAAGATCAGTGAAAATGAGTGGAAGAGGCAAGGGAGGTAAAGGACTCGGTAAAGGAGGCGCCAAGCGTCACCGTAAAGTTCTCCGTGATAACATCCAGGGAATCACCAAACCCGCCATCCGCCGTCTGGCTCGCCGCGGTGGAGTCAAGCGTATATCCGGTCTGATCTACGAGGAGACCCGCGGTGTGCTGAAGGTGTTCCTGGAGAACGTGATCCGTGATGCCGTCACCTACACCGAGCACGCCAAGAGGAAGACCGTGACCGCCATGGACGTGGTTTACGCCCTGAAGAGGCAGGGTCGCACCCTGTACGGCTTCGGAGGTTAAACCTGATCCTGATCCACTGAGACCAGAACACAAAGGCTCTTTTAAGAGCCGCCACCTCCTCTAAGAGCTGCCCtgatattatttaataataCTCGAACTAAGAAACATTAATAGAAAAGGTTAAAACCCTGGAAAGGCAAATCCATTACTGGCTATTTATGTAACTTGAGATCTACTGTGCATATAGTAAATACCGAAAAACTACAAGAACATGTAATTCTTTTCCTGTGTAGCCTAATTTTCTCCCTTCCCTTGTTACTGAGTTGTAGTTAGACGGAGCTAAACTAGGGAATTTATTACGTAAAACCTGcccaattatatttaaaaagatgaTTGACGTGGCTGTCTGGTATCTGGTCAAGCTGACTTCACAACACTCTCATCTCCCCCATGAGAAAACAATGCAGtgcacttttctttgcttttagccagaatgagaattcaaattagcctgatgtggtttgaaagttactgtTAAGCTAACGAGCAGACTTGGCTACACCatccaaatctgtattaatcacGGAGTAGATAAGTAGCTCAAAAGTGTAGCAtagcaatgctaatgctaactgttTCATGTAAGtaaatgaaagatgctaaaacacttagtTTCGTAGTCTGGGAGgtatagttcaataaaaacagatatgtgtggTCTACTctagtctgctagttagctgATTAGTCAAGATAACTAGTAGACCAATGGGGTAATTGATTTTTAATGgaaaagctaatgctaacaattTCATGTATGTGAATGGAGAATGCTAAAACGATTAGCATCATATTCCAGgaggtatagttaaataaaaacacagtttcagatggTCTAAcctagtttgttagttagtggattattcaagctttcaaccaagtagggtccatttgatagatttggtacTTAATAGCAAAACGTTTAAACtatgctaaccgtttcatgtaagtgaatggagAATGCTAAAACGATTAGCATCATATTCCAGGAggtataattaaataaaaacatagatttgGGTGGTCTAACCTGTTTTTCTAGTTAGTCGATTAGTCAAGCTTTCTAACcaagtagggtccatttgatagatttagtattttattccatttcagCAAAACgttttagtgaatgaatagaaaataaaacggtacttgagctgaaagtgagctgtcaatcaaacgtgaTCAGgacacgcccaca
Proteins encoded in this region:
- the LOC121910023 gene encoding histone H4, whose protein sequence is MSGRGKGGKGLGKGGAKRHRKVLRDNIQGITKPAIRRLARRGGVKRISGLIYEETRGVLKVFLENVIRDAVTYTEHAKRKTVTAMDVVYALKRQGRTLYGFGG